The Mycobacterium sp. 3519A genome contains a region encoding:
- a CDS encoding enoyl-CoA hydratase-related protein, with protein MPAHLEITDDIAVLNLGDDENRFSPEWLDTVNGFLDRVDAGAAKALVTTGDGKFYSNGLDLDWLGAHSDRGEWYVDQVQRLLARVLVAPVPTVAAINGHAFGAGSMLAMAHDFRVMRVDRGFFCFPEVDIHIPFTPGMAALIQAKLTPAAAVEAMTTGRRYGGADAEAIGLVTATASEDKVVSTAVDLVAPLKGKDPGTLQAIKSTMFAGATAALRG; from the coding sequence ATGCCCGCACATCTCGAAATCACCGATGACATCGCCGTTTTGAACCTCGGCGACGATGAGAACCGGTTCTCGCCGGAGTGGCTGGACACCGTCAACGGCTTCCTCGACCGCGTCGACGCCGGCGCGGCCAAGGCGCTCGTCACCACCGGCGACGGCAAGTTCTACTCCAACGGTTTGGACCTGGATTGGCTTGGCGCCCATAGTGACCGCGGCGAGTGGTACGTCGACCAGGTGCAGCGGTTGCTCGCCCGCGTGCTGGTCGCACCCGTCCCGACGGTGGCCGCGATCAACGGCCACGCGTTCGGCGCCGGTTCGATGCTGGCCATGGCGCACGACTTCCGCGTGATGCGCGTCGACCGCGGCTTCTTCTGCTTCCCCGAGGTGGACATCCACATTCCGTTCACGCCGGGCATGGCCGCGCTCATCCAGGCCAAGCTGACACCCGCGGCGGCCGTCGAGGCGATGACGACCGGTCGCCGGTACGGCGGCGCCGATGCCGAGGCGATCGGCCTGGTGACCGCGACCGCGTCCGAGGACAAGGTGGTCTCGACGGCCGTCGACTTGGTCGCGCCGTTGAAGGGCAAGGACCCCGGCACCCTGCAGGCGATCAAGTCGACGATGTTCGCCGGCGCCACCGCGGCACTGCGCGGCTGA
- a CDS encoding TetR/AcrR family transcriptional regulator, which yields MPRPQVYDRDAMLDAAEDLAVEGGLTAVTIRAVSERAGISNGAIYHAFGSRGGLVGRAWVRAARRFLTLQKQAVDAAADPVRAVIAAADAPAVFSEQYPASARLWLAITRDEVMGDAPADVQTELTALQDDLRDMLIRLSVAMWDRKDAASVAVIEDCVVGLPTGLMLRRPMPPTAATRRRLAAAVAAILSLKEEKDARTSRNHR from the coding sequence ATGCCCCGGCCGCAGGTGTACGACCGCGACGCGATGCTCGACGCGGCCGAGGACCTCGCCGTCGAGGGCGGTCTCACCGCCGTCACCATCCGCGCGGTGTCGGAACGCGCGGGCATCTCCAACGGCGCCATCTATCACGCATTCGGTTCCCGCGGCGGTCTCGTCGGCCGCGCCTGGGTGCGGGCCGCCCGCCGCTTCCTGACCCTGCAGAAGCAGGCCGTCGACGCCGCGGCCGACCCCGTGCGCGCCGTCATCGCCGCCGCCGACGCGCCCGCAGTGTTCAGCGAGCAGTACCCGGCGTCGGCGCGACTGTGGCTGGCCATCACGCGCGACGAGGTGATGGGCGACGCACCCGCCGACGTGCAGACCGAACTCACCGCGCTGCAGGACGACCTGCGCGACATGCTGATTCGGCTTTCCGTCGCGATGTGGGATCGCAAGGACGCCGCGTCCGTCGCGGTGATCGAGGACTGCGTCGTCGGCCTGCCGACCGGTCTGATGCTGCGCAGGCCGATGCCACCGACCGCCGCCACCCGCCGCCGACTCGCGGCAGCCGTCGCGGCGATTTTGTCCCTCAAGGAGGAGAAGGATGCCCGCACATCTCGAAATCACCGATGA